In the Arachis hypogaea cultivar Tifrunner chromosome 20, arahy.Tifrunner.gnm2.J5K5, whole genome shotgun sequence genome, TAGGCCATGGATTTCTTATATATTGACttagaaattatttatttattgttttcacTTTTCAGAAGCACACACTCTTTTTTGGCGTGAAGTCAACAGTAACTGTGCCATTACAGTAACTCTCTTTCCCCTTATCagcttatcttatccaaaaattCGGTATGAAATCTTCCAATCTACTCTGTccctttaatttcaataaaagttAGGGGGGAAAAGAAAAAAGCACCAATGCTTTATGCTTCCCTTCATTCGTGCATAACTAAGTAACTAACCTTAACTTTTATCTCACAAAAAAGCTTCAATGGCAGAGAAGAAGAACCTGCTTGTACTTGACACAATGACCAGGAGACTCGCCTCCATAGTCAACCACCTTGGTGCCTCTTCTCAATCTGATCACCCTTCTCTTCATCCCCACAACCAACTCCAACTTGGCCTCTGACTCTTCAACTTCCCAGAATGATAGCTACGAACGTGTTCACGGGGATGTTCCCTCCCACGACTTCGTTTGGAGGGTCATTGCTTCCGATGCCGACTCCGACAAGGAGTTCACTGACATCATCTACGAGAAGGCTGTTAGGGAAGGCATAGCCAAGGTTTGGGTTTCATCTTTCAACTTTTtcaagttcatttttattttggatttttgtGATTGGGTGAGTGTGGTTGCAGATTAGTATTAATAAGCCTGAGAGAATGAATGCCTTTCGACCCAATATAGTTAAGGAACTTATTCGTGCTTTCAATGATTCCAGGCATGATAGTTCTATTGGGGTTGTCATTCTTACTGGCAAGGTATGCCTCCTCCCTACTCCAGTGTTTTTCAGAAATTCTGTAAATTGATGCGTTGACCTCAAAAATTAAGGTTAATTGAGATGGATTCAGGCCAAATGGTTGGGGTTGATGCCCCTTTTgactagagtttaattttgatatactattATCCAATCAAATCTACTCTTAGAGTCGGATGATCATTCAAGTGATTGGTGTTAAAATAAGTTTAATTGAATGTCAGTGTATTGCATCAAATTAAATCCttcctttattattttaaacATGATGCTTCCAGTGAAAAGGACATTTGGCCATGTTGTTATCACTTTGACATGAATGGAATATTCACATTTTATGTGCAAACTAGTGTGAACTTGATTGATATTGATTTGCCTATTTATTTTGTATGGGACCAAGGCATTTTGTAGTGGTGGTGACCAAGCTTTGAGGACAGCAGATGGTTATTCTGATAATGAAGATATTGGTAGCCTTAATGTGTTGGACTTGCAGGTTTATTGATTGTTGGCATTTTTTTATGAGGCAATTATTAGTGTTATTATGCCAATATATAAGATTAGTATGATTCTTGATCCCTAGTGTTGTTGAATCTTATGATGAGATTGTATTTCCTGAACCGTCTGAGGGTTTTCTGGCGTGTGTGCAGAATCATCCTGCTGTTGTTGTGCCTAGGCTTCCTGCTGGTTTGAATTTGCCTAGCCCAGGTGAGTTCTTTCAAATGTTCTTTTTCATTCCGCACTCTGTGAAGAAccctttaattattttatttttgttctgatCTCTGTTTACTTTTGTTGTTCTCTCTGTTTTTCTATATTTTGATTCTTTGGCATAGATTGATTTACTCCAATTCCAATTCGGATTTTAATTCTATTTCAGTCAGGAGATGTCAAGTTTAACTTTCAATGTGGAGCTTGATGCTGCTAATGCAACTtagttatttattaatattttagattatCCTATCTTTAAGTGCTAAGTGTAATTTGTGACATTCATGTAACATTGGGATGGTCATCTTATTTTTTTGGGTATCTTTTTATTAAGACAATGAGATATTGGCCAATGATGttgaaaaataacatccaattttataggtatcatgtaatgaatattatgtttatttatgtgatttttggcTCTCTTTTTTCAATTTACAGTATTTGATGGAGTAAATTTAGAAAACAAATCTAAAGTATTCATTTTGTaatggaaaaatctaaaaaaaattctattttatcttactgacagatttacagacggattttctatcTGTAATCAGAACGTgggatgattttccaaagttcaaattacagacagaaaatctgtcaaaaaattcgtctgtaattacagacgaaaaatccgtctataattacagacagaaaatccgtctgaaaattcgtctgtaattacagacggaaaatccgtcggaaagttcgttgcctttgggaaatggatagaaaatttacagagggaaaatctgtcggtaactgctaaaaatccgtctgtaattttctGACgaaaaaaatctgtcggtaaataatttccgacagGGCTTTtatagagggacaaaatccgtcagtaatttcgtcggtaaccaaaaatttgtctgtaataaagacaatccgtctgtaaatctgtctgtattaatccattttctagttgtgagtTATGGAAAATTGAACTTTGAGTGAGGGTTAGGGTTCTTGGCATGCAGGTCCCTCTTCCTCAACGTATTTCCTTGAAAATGAGAAGGAAGAGAACTTGCTTTAGTGTTTTGTAGGCTGGGGCATGGGCCCGGTTTGGACTCGGTCCAATCGATTTGGTCTGTTAGTTCagttttgggccaaaacctttaaattagtgtcaaaatttatattttaattatttctaccgcTCTaacatatcaaatttaattttttaatttctttaaataataattaatttatttattaattatatactaaTTACCCATGGTTTATAGATATAAGTCTATACAAGTCTCTCTAACCTAATTCACCTTACGCGCCACTATCTAACTAACTTTTCAATCAACGCGTGAATATATAACTGCCTTTTTGGAAAGGATTTTGTTTCCGTTTTGAATTTTTCTCAGCATTTTTGTTCTCTAcattctctttcttcatttttcatgatttttttcgtTCTCTAtgtttttgaaatcaagctctgaaatcagtTTTGAACAGTTATCTCATTGTTGAAAATAATGAATGATTGGAGTTCAGATTAGTAATTGAATCAGAGCAAATTAGATTAtggttttgaatccaatcaagtgactgaggtgtggttcgattctagttaatgttctcgttagtagtttatgattctgtgggtgaataatgttatttttatttgtaaaaattaaTGTTCAtcattgatggtttgaattgaatgtaatgtaggagttctgcattaaagaaaatatttttgtgtatttgcagcaaattttggtgtaaaactaaaatatttatatgtattgtttaagaatttttggtgtatgcATACTGATaaattctgtataattcaaaactcctcttctcctttttcctcatcttttgctgcttcttcttcttcttgttttactctcttaacaagaataaaaacaagaaaaatcaaacaaagaagaagaagaaacatataatactacaaaattacttggaagaggatgaacctacattcattcaactaaaaaaaataagaagaagaagaagaagaaaatatagcattaaagaaaatatttttgtgtatttgcaaCCAATTTCAGTATAAAACTAAGgtatttatatgtattatttaagaatttttggtgtatatGTACTGATCaattctgtataattcaaaattcttcctcttcctcctccttatcTTGTgctacttcttcttttttttatcatcatcaccaccttcttcttcatttttttcttattcatcttttctttcgtGTTTTACTTTCTctagttttttcttgttttactcttttaataagaataaaaataaaaaaatcaaacaaagaagaagaagaagaagaaacatataatgttgcaaaattatttggaagaagatgaacttatattcattcaactaaaagaaaaaagaaataaaaaaagaagaaaaaaatgcaacattAAAGGAAATATTTTTGCGTATTTGCAGCTAATTTCGGTGTAAAATTAAGATATTTATGTGTTTTGTTTAAGAATTTCGGTGTTTTTAtactgataagttttgcataattcaaaactctttctctgtctcctcctcattttctgctgctgcttcttctttttttttcatcatcatcactatcttcttctttttttttccttattcatcttttttttgtaacACCCCAAATTTTCAGAAACTAAATATTGttatttaatgatttattttatttactcgAGAATATAATTTCcagaaatttatatattaattgagtattttcttattattgatttaaaattttagtaattgaaaaataatgagaattttatacactttagtttgaataattagattttgaattttattttttgatttaaaggaaattaatttaattatctctaGTTATTAAGTTAGAGTATCtattggaaaaaaaatttgtaaattaataattaaatagtatttttatagatattattgttggattaaaatttgattttcaattactctattaccctaattttattaaaattactaaactgcccctaaccctaatttttgtcATATCAATCCCCGTCCATTTTCCCTTCACGTTGCGCAGCCCCAACCCCTTCTTCACTCTCTTCTCTGTGCAGCACACACATACAGATAGTGGAAAGAAAGCACGGAGGGCCGAGGGGGAGATGAACGCGCTGCCGGCGAGGAGTCCACTATCACCGCCGTCGCGTCGTCGAAGGGATCAGAGCCGTGAAGAGAGGAGAGAGCGAGATCCAAGAGGAAGAAGGATGCCATCGACGCCATTCAGGGAAGAAGGAGGAGCCGCGTGAGAGTCAGTGGAGGAGGGATCCTCTGCTGCGTCGCCACCGCACCGCTGCCGTGCCTGGGTACTGCTGTTGAAGCCACTCCTGCCGCCGCTGCTTGAAGCTGCGCCGCCGTGTGCTGTCACCGCCGTGTTTCACCGCCGTCGTCAAACTTCTATCGCCGTCGCCACTGTTCAACCCGCCATCAGGGAGAGCCACTTCCACCGAACCCTAGCTGTTACTATCGCCTCTGCAtgcaagaaaaagaaggagctgGTGCCACTGTTGTCGTCGATTTGGAGTTGCCATAAACGCGGTTGTTTCTACTGCTAATATTCATTCTTCTGATTGTTGGAGTTACTGCGGAATAGGGCCACTAGAAGGGTGTTGCTGCTGTCGGAACCAGCACGGAGGATTGCTAGGAATCGTTGCTGCCCTGTTCCTGTTCTAATTAGGTTCGACATTCATTGGTCTGGGTTAGCCTTTTCCCCTTATTTCTGCTGCAATTGCACGCCCTATTCTTCCAATTTCTTATTAAACTGCttgttcttgttttaattcaactTTGGCCTGTGCTCTGTTTTAAATTACCAGAGTCGTTTCTACTTTTTGATTCCATTGAATTCGAAATCTTCATTTCGCTGCAACCATGATCCCTGTTGTGGGAGCTAATGCCACCGCTGTCCCGGTTGTGTTGAGATGTAGTGCCGCTACTTTCTTGGTTGAAATGGTTGTGTGACTAGTAGAGGTCCAGCCAGCTGTCTCGCCGTAATTCTATTCCCGGTTTCTTGTAATTGTGACATCGAGGTAGGGGCTTTTCTAAAAAGCTATTTTACATTTGGAATTTTTATAAATGGATACTGATGCGGGAATTATATACTTTTTAATGGTTGTACAAGTCTTATGTATTGTCTGGCTATTTTGGATGAAATGATTATATATTTGATTGGATTAtagtttggttttgataaatggatTGTTGTTGAactatttctttaaaattttggaaatgagtttaattaGTTGATAGTGATTTGATCTTGAGACAGTTtctttgagatatgaaaatgaggtGAATGTTGAATTCAACTTGCTTTTGAGCTGATTTTGGGTTTTGGACCGTTGAAAGGGATTGTTGAATGGTTTGGTTggaacccgaaaagggtggcaaagtccaagttttagggaaggtgctgccaaaatttttataaaaatcttagACTTTGTTTGAAAAGTTGTTTAGAAAGGATtcgatttgagaaattgtattatttgatttattaagaaaatagttatgttttttagcttaatttatttaagaaaactatatgtcttgagtttgatttatttagaaaggaattactttacaattttgaatcactgaagaaaagtattatgttctaatattgattttaaatataaaaagggCATATGCTTTTAGTTAGACTTAAGGATTTTGTTCAAAGGagattttagtgattttaaaggaaattgGACTTTTGATTGAATAATTGCGTTTATGATATTTTGGAAGAAGTCAAAGAATTGGTTTTAAGAAGGAACCTAAAAGTGGTTTTGATTTAAATGGATTGGCTCCGTTTTAAGTGAATTGGTTTTGGATTGGGTTGGGACTTGTGACTTTATATGattcaattttataataaattctgTTTCTATTTACTTAAACCAAGAATCTATGACTTTAAGAGCTTCcataaatttttaagaaattgaGATAAGTTGTCcttccctaaagtcttgagactctgctGAGAAATTTCTATTACCAAATTCTATTTTAGGATGACTGATTTTTGGATCTTTTAAAAGAGACCTTTAATTTGGCCTAGTTGCTAAATCGTTTGAAAATTTTAGAAGGATGTTGTGGAaatgtggcttgttttgaaagagGAAACTTCTTTTGAGAAAGATGGCTTATAAGCTAGAAGTGATTTGAGAAATGTGGATTTTTGAAGTTAAGACTGGGATGAATTGAATTTTATTTcaaagaaaagtgatttatggcttgaatgatgattttaagagttttatgatgttgaatggtggaagtgctattatgttatgagtcggaatggctgtatatgataatgaattatggctgattgtggaatatgttatgagacggatggctgactatgaatatGGATGATTATTGAGTTCATAaagtgattgttgcacttccaattatctgagatacgagttttcttaGGTAAAGGCAGTGGCTAaccaccacgtgctccaagtggagactcgatactctgctgaccctatgtcataagtgtggccagatactgtgaaagctccggatgagcttgcccccgtggataaacaccaaTGTGGGTGTTGTGTATATGTATTGATATTTATAAttgagaataactcgagttggggatgcacgaaaGAGGGACAGTCctaactaccaggacttgtcgggttggctttataatcgatagatgagactcattgatgagcggataatttatacgctttttggcattgtttttaggtagtttttaatatgttttagtcattttttattatatttttattagtttttaaataaaaatcacatttctggactttactatgagtttgtgtgtttttctgtaatttcagatattttctggctgaaattgagggagctgagcaaaaatcttattcaggctgaaaaaggactgcagatgctgttggattctgacctccctgcactcaaaatagattttctggagctacaaaagtccaaatggcgtgctctcaattgcgttggaaagtagatatccagggctttccagcaatatataatagtccatactttgctcaaggataaatgacgtaaactggcgttcaacgccagttccatgttgcattctagcgttaaacgccagaaataggttacaagttagagttaaacgccagaaacaggttacaacctggcgtttaactttggaaacaacctaggcacgtgtaaagctcaagtctcagcccagcacgcaccaagtgggccccagaagtggatttctgcactatttatcttagtttactcattttctataaacctgggttactagtttagtatttaaacaacttttagagatttattttgtacctcatgacatttttagatctgaactttgtactctttgacggcatgagtctctaaactccatcattgggggtgaggagctctgctgtgtctcgatgaattaatacaattatttctgttttctattcaaacacgcttgtttctatctaagatgttcattcgcacttcaatatgatgaatgtgatgatccgtgacactcatcaccattctcaatctatgaacgcgtgcctgacaaccactcccgttctaccttcgattgaatgagtatctcttggattccttaatcagaatcttcgtggtataagctagaatccattggcagcattcttgagaatccggaaagtctaaaccttgtctgtggtattccgagtaggattcagggattgaatgactgtgacgagcttcaaactcacaagggttgggcatagtgacagacgcaaaaggatcaatggatcctattccaacatgagtgagaaccgacagatgattagccgtgtggtgacagcatacctggaccatttttactgagaggacggatggtagccattgacaatggtgatccaccaacacacggcttgccataggaggaaccttgcgtgcgtgaagaagaagataggggaaagcagagattcagaagacaaagcatctctaaaactccaacatattctccattactgcataacaagtatttatttcatgctcttttatttttcgcaattcaaactgataatcataattaatctcctgactaagatttacaaggtaaccatagattgcttcaagccaacaatctccgtgggatcgacccttactcacgtaaggtattacttggacgacccagtgcacttgctggttagttgtgcggagttgtgaaaagtgtgaatcataatttcgtgcaccaagtttttggcgccgttgccggggattgtttgagtttggacaactgacggtttattttgttacttagattaggaaaaaattttttttttggtttagagtcttctattattgtttttggttgaaatttttttttaaaatccttattttttctttttaaatttttcgaaaattttataaactgataattgagtttttttatttgagtttagtttcatattttaagtttggtgtcaattgcatgtttttattttcttttaaattttcgaatttgtgttcattgttctttcttaatcttcaagttgttcttgtttattttccctgtttgatctttggtttgtcttgttttgtatcttttcttttttttctcgtgctttttcaaatttttagtttcaaaattttttttatttattaaataccttgttaaaacacgttaaatttatagctcaattggccagagtgttgtgcttatgttcttggtaattggctatcttccttttaaaacattttcaaaaataatttttctttgattaaatcttgtgtcaatttttaagtttggtgttctcttgttaattttcctttagttttcaaaaatttcattgtggtttgctaaaaattttaagtttggtgttctatctccatgttcttgttgttcttgtgagtcttcaaggtgttcttgagtcttccttgtgttttgatcttaaaatttttaagtttggtgttccttggtgttttccctctaaaatttttgaaaacaaggagcattagatctaaaaattttaagttgtgtgtcttttgtgtgtttttctttttcatcataaaattcaaaaataaaaaaaatatcttctctaactatttttgagcaaatatttcgaaattttttcaaaaaaaaaattagatttttattttaaaatttctattttatcttatcttagttttaaaaatttcaaaattcaaatttttttcaaaaaaatcatatctttttcaaaattttatcttatcttatttcaaatttcaaatttcaactttcaaaatttcaaaattcaaatttcaaaatttaaaattcaaaatctaattttcaaatttaaaaatcaaatcttttcaaaatttaaatctttttcaaatccttatcttatattgttgactttttcgaaaattcaaaattcaattttcaaatttcaactttcaaatttcaattttcaaatttcaattttcaaaatttcaaatttcaaatttcaaattttaaaatttaaatttcaaatttaaaatttaaatttcaaaactttttaatttaaattccttatcttctcttacctagcttatcttatcttttctaatctcaaatcttaaaatcaaatctttttcatatcttttctttttttttattttcttacaagtatctttaattttaagacatatctttttcaaaactttctaaccaatttctctcacttcatttttttcgaaaatcctcacccacatctttttcaaatctttttaattaattaatttagttttcaattttcttttatttctttttcttctaattttcgaaaatatagtcaaattttcatttattttattttattttattttattttaatttcgattttcaaaaaaaaattatttgcaatccgcatcatctccctttttccatcatggacctaagtggaaatgaacagtccagaaggactctgggaacatatactaaccccattactgctgcatatgggagtagcatctgtatacctcccatcaaagcaagcagttttgagctaaatcctcagctcattgtcacagtgcagcaaaactgccagtatttcggtcttctacaggaagaacctactgagtttctggcacaattcttgcaaattgctgatacagtacgtgacaaggaggtagatcaggatgtatacagactgttactgtttccgtttgctgtaaaagatcaagctaaaaggtggttaaataaccaacccacagcaagcataagaacatggaaacaattatcagacaaattcctgaatcaatatttccctccaaaaaggatgacacagctaaggctggacatccaaggctttaaacaagaggatgatgaatttctttataattcctgggagaggtacagaaggatactaaggaaatgcccctctgaaatgttttcagattgggtgcaattagacatcttctactatgggcttacagaaagagctcagatatctctagaccactcagctggtggatctatacacatgaggaaaactattgaagaggctcaagagcttattgatatagttgctagaaatcagcatctgtacataagtagtgggtcctccacaaaagaagaagccaaagcagtatctactgagcttggtcctccagaacaagttactgaacttagtcaacaattgtgttttctaacaaaacagctagcagaattcaaagagatactacaagacactaaaaatgctaataaaaatatggaagcatagttgaatcagacaaaacagcagttataaAAGCAGATAACAGAcgagtgccaggcagttcaattaagaagtggaaaaacattaaatacctcacttcagaatAGCAGAAAGCCACGAAAAGagcaactgacagaggatgaacaaaatactatccaaaatccctctgaggacagtaagggcccagagaggaataactctggcgttcaaatgccagaaagggatgcaaagctggcgttaaacgcccaacccatgcgcagttctggcattcaaatgccagaaacaggcagggagttagcgtcaaacgcccaatggaagctcagttttggcgtccaaacgccaggaacaagcaaggagttggcgtccaacgccaatccagcttccaactctggcattcaattgccagtgagggatcagacacacacaagtgctgataacaacccctctaaaaaggcttctccaaccacctctgtaggaaataaacctgcaacaactaaggttgaagaatacaaagccaagataccttatcctcaaaaactccgccaagaggagcggaataagcaatttgctcgctttgcagactatctcaggactcttgaaataaagattctgtttgcagagccacttgagcaaataccctcttatgccaagttcatgaaagagatcttgagtcataagaaggattagagagaaactgaaagagttctcctcactgaggaatgcagtgcagtcattctgaaaagcttcccagaaaagctt is a window encoding:
- the LOC112784500 gene encoding 1,4-dihydroxy-2-naphthoyl-CoA synthase, peroxisomal-like — translated: MAEKKNLLVLDTMTRRLASIVNHLGASSQSDHPSLSQNDSYERVHGDVPSHDFVWRVIASDADSDKEFTDIIYEKAVREGIAKISINKPERMNAFRPNIVKELIRAFNDSRHDSSIGVVILTGKGTKAFCSGGDQALRTADGYSDNEDIGSLNVLDLQVY